The genomic stretch GCTTGACCCCCATTCCGGATTGTCCCGCCCGTAGCCACCCGAGTCGAAATCGGCGGCAGGCTGAGCGCTTTCGCGCCCTTCGTGGAGCGACTGGAGCCCGTTCCGGACGGTCGTGGCGAGGCTTTCCAGGTGGCGGTCCAGCTCCATGAGCACGCGATACACGTAATCATCCGCCTCATCGCGGACCTTGAGCGAATCTCGCTCCGCCTGCGCCACGATCTCGCTCGCGCGCGCTTGCGCCTGCTGCGTCACGTGGTGATCGCGAACACGCTCCTGCGCATCCGCTTCGGCCATCTTGATAATGTGGTCCGCGCGGGCGCGGGCCTCGTCCAGCAGCGCTTCGCGCTCGGCGTTGACCATGCGCGCCTGGCGAATCTCGTTTGGAAGGCTGAGCCGGATTTGATCGATGATCGCAAAACATTCCTCGTCGTCGATCAGCGTTCGGCTGGTGAACGGAAGGCGCGAGCCGGACCCGAGGACCTCCTCGAGCCGTTCGAGGAGGTACAGGATGTCCATCGAGCCCGGTTCGTTCGTCGGCGGATCCATCATGGCATGCCCTCGACGTCCCGCTTGAGCGCGGCCGCCACGGGCGCGGGAACAAGCGTGTCCACGCGTGCGCCGAGACGCGCGACCTCCTTCACCAGTGTAGAGCTGAGGTGCGCGTGCTCCAGCGACGTCATGAAGAAGATCGCCTCGACGTTTCGGTTCAAGTGGCGGTTCATGAGAGCGACCTGGAATTCGAAATCGAAATCGGAGGTAGCCCGTAGTCCGCGGATGATCGCTCGCGCTCCCCGCGACACGGCATAGTCTACGGTGAGCGAGGCATAGCTTGCGACTTCAACGTTGGCCAGATCCGCAGTGGTCTCCCGTACGAGTTCGACCCGCTCGTCGGTGGTAAATCGCAGGCGCTTGTCGGGTTTGTCGTACACGGCGACGATGAGGCGGTCGAAGATGGTCGACGCGCGGCGGATGATATCCAAGTGCCCGTTGTGAATGGGGTCGAAGCTGCCCGGATACAGTGCAACCAGGTCGCCTGTGGATCGCGATTGAGCCGT from Chloroflexota bacterium encodes the following:
- the coaD gene encoding pantetheine-phosphate adenylyltransferase — translated: MATAQSRSTGDLVALYPGSFDPIHNGHLDIIRRASTIFDRLIVAVYDKPDKRLRFTTDERVELVRETTADLANVEVASYASLTVDYAVSRGARAIIRGLRATSDFDFEFQVALMNRHLNRNVEAIFFMTSLEHAHLSSTLVKEVARLGARVDTLVPAPVAAALKRDVEGMP